From Salvelinus namaycush isolate Seneca chromosome 2, SaNama_1.0, whole genome shotgun sequence, one genomic window encodes:
- the chkb gene encoding choline/ethanolamine kinase — protein sequence MQSGQNVMECHSEGALGKSDNTATLRYIPTLKTEDTGPTVDNKKVGDTLVINESNLRAPSPRGANGDEDSEAESYRDGRTEVVDMDMKGRAFAWCRDFLSGSWKSIPEADFQISIVSGGLSNLLFMCSLPDHAHTIGDEPRRVLLRVYGAILQGVDSLVLESVMFAILAERALGPRLYGIFPEGRLEQYLPSNRLRTEQLFVPELSAEIASKMARFHRMVMPFNKEPKWLFGTIGRYMDQVMNLKFAREAHVKKYNKLIKYDLPAELESLRVLLSATPSPVVFCHNDVQEGNILMLEDRDRTSTGKLMLIDFEYSSYNYRGFDFGNHFCEWCYDYTYNKWPFYKCTPDNYPSREQQLHFIRNYLVETGGYSESTMHEDQARIEQDLLVEANRFAMASHFLWGLWSIIQARISKIEFGYMDYAQSRFDAYFKQKKLFS from the exons ATGCAGTCGGGCCAAAATGTGATGGAGTGTCACAGCGAAGGGGCGcttggcaaatctgacaatacGGCGACTTTGAGATACATTCCCACTCTGAAGACGGAGGACACTGGTCCAACCGTGGATAATAAAAAGGTTGGGGACACCCTGGTCATCAATGAGAGCAACCTCAGGGCGCCGAGTCCCCGTGGAGCAAATGGTGATGAAGATTCTGAAGCGGAGTCGTACCGGGATGGGCggacagaggtggtggacatggATATGAAAGGCAGAGCGTTCGCCTGGTGCCGAGACTTCCTTTCCGGGTCATGGAAAAGCATTCCCGAGGCAGATTTTCAGATCAGCATTGTCAG TGGTGGACTCAGCAACCTGCTGTTCATGTGCAGTCTGCCAGACCATGCCCACACTATTGGAGATGAACCTCGCAGGGTCTTGTTGCGAGTCTATGGGGCCATCCTACAG ggagtggaTTCTCTGGTCTTGGAGAGTGTGATGTTTGCCATCCTGGCGGAGAGAGCCCTGGGGCCACGGCTCTATGGAATCTTCCCTGAGGGACGCCTGGAACAGTACCTgccg AGCAACCGTCTGCGTACAGAGCAGCTCTTTGTTCCGGAACTGTCCGCTGAGATCGCCTCAAAGATGGCCCGCTTCCATAGGATGGTCATGCCCTTTAACAAGGAACCCAAGTGGCTGTTCGGGACCATTGGCAG GTACATGGATCAGGTGATGAACTTAAAGTTTGCCCGGGAGGCTCACGTCAAGAAATACAACAAGTTGATTAAGTACGACCTCCCGGCAGAGCTGGAGAGTCTCCG agtgTTGTTGTCAGCGACCCCATCTCCAGTGGTGTTCTGTCATAATGATGTGCAAGAAG GTAATATTTTGATGCTGGAGGACAGAGACCGCACCTCCACTGGGAAACTGATGCTCATAGACTTTGAGTACAGCAGCTACAACTACAG gGGTTTTGACTTTGGGAACCACTTCTGTGAGTGGTGCTATGACTACACCTACAACAAGTGGCCCTTCTACAAGTGTACACCTGACAACTACCCCAGCAGAGAACAACAG TTGCATTTCATCCGTAACTACCTGGTGGAGACGGGAGGCTATTCAGAGAGCACCATGCACGAGGACCAAGCTCGTATAGAGCAGGACTTGCTGGTCGAAGCCAATCG ATTCGCCATGGCATCTCACTTCCTCTGGGGCCTGTGGTCTATCATTCAAGCCAGGATATCCAAGATCGAGTTTGGCTACATG GACTATGCCCAGTCACGATTTGATGCCTACTTCAAGCAGAAAAAGTTATTTTCCTAA